A window of the Equus asinus isolate D_3611 breed Donkey chromosome 20, EquAss-T2T_v2, whole genome shotgun sequence genome harbors these coding sequences:
- the MRGPRX2 gene encoding mas-related G-protein coupled receptor member X2: protein MVAVIQASLVFITLVGLPGNAAVLWILGFRMRRNPFTVYILNLAGADFLFLSLQIVYSLVNLGSVFHSVSMSISNVLTTVWTFAYIAGLSILSTISTERCLSILCPIWYRCRRPRYTSAVVCALLWALSLVLSILEGKYCGFLSRDPHYHWCRVLDLITATWLIFLCVLLSGSSLTLLTRLLCGSQRVPLTRLYVTIVLTVLVFLLCGLPFGMYWFLLIWVYHGVDVFPFLHLFTTVLSWVNSSANPIIYFFVGSFRRRQRGRTLKLVLQRALQDSPEAEGSEGSLPPETLEMSGSSLVS from the coding sequence ATGGTGGCGGTGATCCAGGCCTCGCTGGTCTTCATCACCCTGGTCGGGCTGCCTGGAAACGCAGCCGTGCTCTGGATCCTGGGCTTCCGCATGCGGAGGAACCCCTTCACTGTCTACATCCTCAACCTGGCTGGAGcagacttcctcttcctctccttacaGATTGTGTATTCCCTGGTGAATCTCGGCAGCGTCTTCCACTCCGTCTCCATGTCCATCTCCAACGTTTTGACCACTGTGTGGACCTTTGCCTACATCGCAGGCCTGAGTATTCTCAGCACCATTAGCACCGAGCGCTGCCTGTCCATCCTGTGCCCCATCTGGTACCGCTGCCGTCGCCCCAGATACACATCAGCTGTCGTATGtgccctgctctgggccctgTCCCTGGTGCTGAGCATCCTGGAGGGAAAGTACTGTGGCTTCCTGTCTAGGGATCCTCACTACCATTGGTGTCGGGTACTTGATTTGATCACTGCCACGTGGCTCATTTTCTTATGTGTGCTTCTCTCTGGGTCCAGCCTGACCCTACTGACCAGGTTACTGTGTGGCTCCCAGCGAGTGCCACTGACCAGGCTGTATGTGACCATCGTGCTCACGGTGCTGGTCTTCCTGCTCTGCGGCCTGCCCTTCGGCATGTACTGGTTCCTCTTAATCTGGGTTTACCATGGTGTTGATGTGTTcccctttcttcatctgtttacAACTGTCCTGTCCTGGGTCAACAGCAGTGCCAACCCCATCATTTACTTCTTCGTTGGCTCCTTTAGGCGGAGGCAGCGGGGGCGGACCCTCAAGCTGGTTCTCCAGAGGGCTCTGCAGGACTCTCCCGAGGCGGAGGGAAGCGAGGGCAGCCTTCCTCCGGAAACCCTG